The following are encoded in a window of Geobacter metallireducens GS-15 genomic DNA:
- a CDS encoding thiol:disulfide interchange protein DsbA/DsbL, whose protein sequence is MSFKFVKTIAKSLALVALFAGSCFAFTEGTDYVKLAKPIPNAQGTLIKVFSYDCPFCYKYDKKITPNLVPKLPSDLKFRPFHLKTKGKYGVQGSELFAVLLLKDQKAGLSDRDLYGPKSLLKKAKMAYYTAYHDKKERWDAGPDAYLKTGLDAVGMSKAEFDKAKADPKVKALLKEWDASYDVAKVQGVPGFVVNGKYLIMTKSITSIDGMLKLINELKTK, encoded by the coding sequence ATGTCATTCAAATTTGTCAAAACAATCGCCAAAAGTCTCGCACTGGTAGCTCTGTTCGCCGGCAGCTGCTTCGCCTTCACCGAGGGGACCGATTACGTGAAGCTTGCGAAACCGATCCCGAACGCCCAGGGGACGCTGATCAAGGTGTTCAGCTACGACTGCCCCTTCTGCTACAAGTACGACAAGAAGATCACGCCGAACCTGGTTCCCAAGCTGCCGAGCGATCTCAAGTTCCGCCCCTTCCATCTGAAGACCAAGGGTAAATACGGCGTCCAGGGAAGCGAGCTCTTCGCCGTGCTGCTGCTCAAGGATCAGAAGGCCGGCCTCTCCGACCGCGATCTGTATGGCCCCAAGTCACTCCTGAAGAAGGCCAAGATGGCCTACTACACCGCCTACCACGACAAGAAAGAGCGCTGGGATGCGGGCCCCGACGCCTACCTGAAGACCGGTCTCGACGCAGTCGGCATGAGCAAAGCAGAATTCGACAAGGCGAAGGCAGATCCCAAGGTCAAGGCGCTGCTGAAGGAGTGGGATGCCTCCTATGACGTGGCAAAGGTCCAGGGCGTTCCCGGCTTCGTCGTCAACGGCAAGTACCTCATCATGACCAAGAGCATCACCTCCATAGACGGCATGCTGAAGCTTATCAACGAGCTGAAGACCAAATAA
- the dsbI gene encoding protein-disulfide oxidoreductase DsbI has translation MKLSEMFGNFRSDPAGTISQWQDKRFLWIFMAVLSLFMVILAHSVFQIWLYMRPCEQCVYIRLAFFAMAFGGVVAAIKPSNPGLKIVGYLFAIWGSFKGVLYSIKLNKIHHAAHSDDIFGVQGCSPEPTFPFHLPLDKWSPEWFKPTGDCGYDNPIIPDGVQLSAMQKAITDFYSEGWYLWPPSHFMNMAQCTLITFGVILLFLVVAAACWIVTLVRRKRQSATHEETSSCSGKLA, from the coding sequence GTGAAACTATCAGAAATGTTCGGCAACTTCAGGTCGGACCCGGCAGGAACCATCAGCCAGTGGCAGGACAAGCGGTTTCTCTGGATCTTCATGGCGGTGCTCAGTCTGTTCATGGTTATCCTGGCCCACTCCGTGTTCCAGATCTGGCTCTACATGAGACCCTGCGAACAGTGCGTCTACATAAGGCTTGCCTTCTTCGCCATGGCCTTCGGCGGCGTCGTCGCGGCCATCAAGCCCTCAAACCCCGGCTTGAAGATCGTCGGCTACCTGTTCGCCATCTGGGGAAGCTTCAAAGGTGTCCTCTACAGCATAAAGCTCAATAAGATTCACCACGCCGCCCACAGCGACGACATCTTCGGCGTGCAGGGGTGCTCACCGGAGCCCACCTTCCCGTTCCACCTGCCGCTGGATAAGTGGTCTCCGGAATGGTTCAAGCCGACGGGCGACTGCGGCTACGACAACCCGATCATTCCCGACGGAGTCCAACTGAGCGCCATGCAGAAGGCCATCACCGACTTCTATTCCGAAGGGTGGTACCTCTGGCCTCCCTCCCACTTCATGAACATGGCGCAGTGCACCCTCATCACCTTCGGCGTAATCCTCCTGTTCCTGGTGGTGGCAGCAGCCTGCTGGATCGTCACACTGGTGCGACGCAAGCGCCAATCCGCGACACACGAAGAAACTTCCAGCTGCTCTGGCAAGTTGGCATAA
- a CDS encoding aryl-sulfate sulfotransferase — protein MNCRKTALLKTGRVARLVLCSAMLGAAIPTMALAIGGASGAHVDYQVQGKLGEVIMNPYDIAPLTAIIKNGGYVLKDVTVRIVPKKDGQEIKYQVANKHLLTHGGIPVFGMYPDYVNTVEVEYSRLYNGKWEQAKESYTLYTPPVYTEPNATKTQKAALFSGADVKKVDKKFSDRLYFVNNFLHKAGKGTRAVWNNPTGGALEWNYYPQNFIVDTKGEVRWYMNANPIYDLKSIYNAGVMMGFKQNNDGAMSWGFGQRYVKYDIMGKEVFNRELPAGYNDFSHSMDNSPNGNYFLRVGSSNLKRADGKNVRTVRDVIIEVDPSSGLVQDEWRLFDILDPYRDVNFKVLDQGAVCLNIDASKAGHTMSAEDLAKQDANDKFGDIVGVGPGRNWAHVNSVDHDAEDDSIIISSRHQSAVIKIGRDKQIKWIMGSPEGWKKEYQGKLLTPVDSKGNKIECEAGGSKCPGYENDEGGFDWTWTQHTAFKIDSKSKGDIIYVSVFDNGDSRGMEQPALPSMKYSRAVIYKIDQKKMTVEQIWEFGKERGNGWYSPVTSLTEYQTDKDSVFVYSATAGADFDINTGAFKTDPNPYIMEFNYGSKEPAVEIQLKDTTGYQAMPFSVDKAFTK, from the coding sequence ATGAACTGTCGAAAAACAGCATTGTTGAAAACCGGGAGAGTGGCGCGGCTGGTGTTGTGCTCAGCCATGCTCGGAGCAGCGATCCCGACCATGGCACTCGCCATCGGCGGTGCGAGTGGCGCGCATGTGGACTATCAAGTGCAGGGAAAACTCGGCGAGGTCATCATGAACCCCTATGACATCGCCCCCCTGACCGCCATCATCAAAAACGGCGGCTACGTCCTTAAGGACGTCACGGTGCGGATCGTTCCCAAGAAAGATGGGCAGGAAATCAAGTACCAGGTCGCCAACAAGCATCTCCTGACCCACGGCGGCATCCCGGTCTTCGGCATGTACCCGGACTACGTGAATACGGTCGAGGTCGAATATTCCAGGCTGTACAACGGCAAGTGGGAGCAGGCCAAGGAAAGCTACACGCTCTATACCCCCCCTGTCTATACAGAGCCGAATGCCACGAAAACACAAAAGGCGGCTCTCTTTTCCGGGGCTGACGTCAAGAAGGTCGACAAGAAGTTCAGCGACCGGCTCTATTTCGTCAACAACTTCCTGCACAAGGCAGGCAAGGGGACCCGGGCGGTCTGGAACAACCCGACAGGCGGCGCCCTGGAGTGGAACTACTATCCGCAGAATTTCATCGTCGACACCAAGGGCGAAGTCCGCTGGTACATGAACGCCAACCCCATCTATGACCTGAAGTCGATCTATAACGCCGGTGTCATGATGGGCTTCAAGCAGAACAACGACGGCGCCATGAGCTGGGGTTTCGGCCAGCGCTACGTCAAGTACGACATCATGGGGAAAGAAGTTTTCAATCGTGAGCTTCCTGCCGGCTACAACGACTTCTCCCACTCCATGGACAATTCCCCCAACGGTAACTACTTCCTGCGGGTGGGCAGCTCCAACCTCAAGCGCGCTGACGGCAAGAATGTCCGCACCGTCCGCGACGTGATTATCGAAGTCGACCCCAGCAGCGGCCTCGTTCAGGATGAGTGGCGCCTCTTCGACATCCTTGACCCCTATCGTGACGTCAATTTTAAGGTGCTGGACCAGGGGGCCGTATGCCTGAACATCGACGCCAGCAAGGCCGGTCATACCATGAGCGCCGAAGACCTGGCCAAGCAGGACGCAAATGATAAATTCGGCGACATCGTCGGTGTCGGCCCCGGCCGGAACTGGGCCCACGTGAACAGCGTCGATCATGACGCCGAAGACGATTCCATCATCATCAGCTCCCGCCACCAGTCGGCAGTTATCAAGATCGGCCGGGACAAGCAGATCAAGTGGATCATGGGCAGCCCCGAAGGGTGGAAGAAGGAATACCAGGGCAAACTCCTGACCCCGGTCGACTCCAAGGGGAACAAGATCGAATGCGAGGCCGGAGGCTCCAAGTGTCCCGGTTACGAGAATGACGAGGGTGGTTTTGACTGGACCTGGACGCAGCATACCGCGTTTAAGATCGATAGCAAATCCAAAGGCGACATCATTTATGTGAGCGTCTTTGACAACGGCGACAGCCGCGGCATGGAGCAGCCGGCCCTGCCGAGCATGAAGTACTCCCGTGCCGTCATCTACAAGATCGACCAGAAGAAGATGACCGTCGAACAGATCTGGGAGTTCGGCAAAGAGCGCGGCAACGGCTGGTACAGCCCGGTCACCTCGCTGACTGAGTACCAGACAGACAAGGACTCCGTGTTTGTCTATTCGGCAACGGCTGGTGCTGATTTCGATATCAATACGGGTGCATTCAAGACCGACCCCAATCCTTACATCATGGAGTTCAATTACGGCTCCAAAGAGCCGGCAGTCGAGATTCAGCTGAAGGATACGACCGGCTACCAGGCCATGCCGTTCAGCGTGGACAAGGCCTTCACCAAGTAA